The Terriglobia bacterium genome window below encodes:
- a CDS encoding ATPase domain-containing protein produces MTINKLPTGVPGLDEIVGGGLPEFSFNIIAGAPGSGKTTLAHQFVFANATPERPALYFTVLGESAIKMLRYQQQYTFFDPNKLLNSIRFVNLSQVVLEKDLGAVLEEITKQVEESNAAVVVVDSFRTMVRKPPTGLSEMELQSFIQRLALFLASWQATTFLIGEYAEDELRDNPIFTVADGLFWLSQAAERNSIVRKLQIVKLRGQASVPGLHTFRITSAGLHAFSRTFGLTRNAKKLTGQRRLSFGIPDLDKMLGGGIPEGDSVLVAGSSGTGKSVLATQFIAEGIRQGEPGIVAVFEERPQAYAERAESFGLDLVTPQDDGKLAILYLRPLDLSVDESMHSILDAVQKIGAKRLVIDSLAGFEMALSPGFRADFRESLYRMIFALTGIGVTIVSTVEVDESFTEFPFSTYSISFLTDDIIRLRYVSINGQLRKIMVVIKMRGGNHAKDIREYEITSKGVVILGERLTNYQRLITGIPERLRSSKNKEENSG; encoded by the coding sequence GTGACCATAAACAAACTGCCAACCGGAGTACCGGGCCTCGATGAAATCGTTGGCGGCGGTCTTCCCGAGTTCTCTTTTAACATTATCGCCGGCGCCCCGGGAAGCGGCAAGACCACGCTCGCCCACCAATTCGTATTTGCCAATGCGACACCGGAGCGCCCCGCGCTCTATTTCACTGTCCTCGGCGAATCCGCCATAAAAATGCTGCGCTACCAGCAGCAGTACACTTTTTTCGACCCGAACAAATTGCTCAACTCCATCCGCTTCGTCAACCTGAGTCAAGTCGTTCTGGAGAAGGACTTGGGTGCGGTCTTGGAGGAGATTACCAAACAAGTTGAAGAATCAAACGCCGCCGTGGTGGTAGTGGACTCCTTCCGAACCATGGTACGGAAACCGCCAACGGGGCTCAGCGAAATGGAGTTGCAATCGTTCATTCAGCGGTTAGCTTTATTCCTGGCGAGTTGGCAAGCAACGACTTTTCTTATCGGTGAATATGCGGAAGATGAGCTGCGGGATAATCCTATTTTCACCGTCGCCGATGGCCTGTTCTGGCTGAGCCAGGCAGCCGAGCGAAATTCCATTGTGCGCAAGCTGCAGATTGTAAAACTGCGAGGCCAAGCTTCCGTACCTGGGCTACACACTTTTCGCATCACGAGTGCCGGGCTCCATGCCTTCTCACGTACTTTTGGACTGACGCGGAACGCAAAAAAACTAACGGGCCAGAGGCGCCTTTCCTTCGGTATTCCGGACTTGGACAAGATGCTGGGTGGCGGCATTCCCGAAGGCGACAGCGTTTTGGTGGCAGGATCTTCGGGAACCGGAAAATCGGTCTTGGCGACTCAATTCATTGCGGAAGGCATTCGCCAGGGCGAACCAGGCATTGTGGCAGTCTTTGAAGAACGACCACAAGCTTACGCCGAGCGGGCGGAAAGTTTTGGCCTGGATTTAGTAACACCGCAGGACGACGGGAAACTCGCAATCCTCTACCTCCGTCCGCTTGATCTCTCGGTGGATGAATCCATGCACTCGATTCTCGACGCGGTCCAGAAGATTGGTGCCAAGCGACTGGTGATCGATTCACTGGCGGGCTTTGAGATGGCGCTGTCGCCCGGCTTCCGCGCCGACTTTCGCGAATCGCTTTACCGGATGATCTTCGCGTTGACGGGGATCGGGGTGACGATCGTTAGTACCGTGGAGGTGGATGAATCGTTTACCGAGTTCCCGTTCAGCACTTATTCGATTTCCTTTCTCACCGATGACATCATCCGGCTTCGGTACGTGTCCATCAATGGGCAACTTCGCAAGATTATGGTCGTGATCAAGATGCGCGGGGGCAACCATGCCAAGGATATTCGCGAATATG